Proteins from a single region of Bacteroidota bacterium:
- a CDS encoding acetyl-CoA hydrolase/transferase family protein, with the protein MPPYVSAEEALQCIHSGDTVFIQGSAQTPIAMLHKLAERKNELRNVQLVFISLYGDIMLDKPEYEEAFDLNSMFVSGTLRNAVNEGRADYIPVFLSEIPELFKQKILDLNVAIVQVSPPDKHGYCSLGVSVDIARTAVNTAKLVIAQVNPNVPRTHGDSLIHSTRFHKMVWIESPLLEITFGEEILESDALIGKYIAELIEDGSTLQMGIGSIPESVLRCLTNHKNLGVHTEMFSDGLIPLFESDVVNNKFKVIEPNRTVTGFALGTKKLYDYVHDNPGFAFMDIDYVNEPAVIKLNPKVCAINSCIEVDLTGQVVSDSIGTYQYSGVGGQMDFIRGAALSVGGKPIIALSSRTKKGISRIVPILKPGAGVVTTRAHVRYIVTEYGVAFLFGKNLRQRAKALIEIAHPDDRELLHKSCFERFKIFV; encoded by the coding sequence ATTCATTCGGGTGATACTGTATTTATTCAAGGCAGTGCGCAAACTCCAATAGCCATGTTGCATAAGCTTGCAGAAAGGAAAAATGAACTGCGAAATGTGCAACTTGTATTCATAAGTTTATACGGCGATATTATGTTGGATAAACCGGAATATGAAGAAGCATTTGATTTAAATTCCATGTTTGTTTCAGGAACGCTCCGCAATGCAGTTAACGAAGGACGAGCAGATTATATTCCTGTTTTTTTAAGTGAGATTCCGGAGTTGTTTAAACAAAAAATTCTGGATTTGAATGTTGCAATAGTACAGGTTTCTCCGCCGGATAAACATGGCTATTGTTCACTCGGTGTGTCAGTAGATATTGCACGTACTGCGGTGAATACAGCTAAGCTTGTTATTGCACAAGTAAATCCGAATGTTCCTCGCACACATGGCGATAGTTTAATTCATTCCACACGATTTCATAAAATGGTTTGGATAGAATCACCTTTACTTGAAATAACTTTTGGAGAAGAGATTTTGGAAAGTGATGCGTTGATTGGAAAATATATTGCAGAATTAATTGAAGATGGCAGCACTCTACAAATGGGAATTGGTTCGATCCCGGAATCTGTATTGCGATGTCTTACCAATCATAAAAATCTGGGTGTACATACTGAAATGTTTTCGGATGGATTAATACCCTTATTTGAAAGTGATGTAGTTAATAATAAATTTAAAGTAATAGAGCCAAACAGAACTGTAACAGGTTTTGCTCTTGGTACAAAAAAATTATATGATTACGTGCATGATAATCCGGGGTTTGCTTTTATGGATATTGATTATGTGAATGAACCTGCAGTAATAAAATTAAATCCAAAAGTGTGTGCAATTAATAGTTGTATAGAAGTAGATCTTACCGGACAAGTAGTTTCTGATTCAATTGGTACATATCAATATTCAGGTGTGGGCGGACAAATGGATTTTATTCGTGGTGCTGCATTAAGTGTAGGAGGTAAACCTATTATCGCACTTTCATCAAGAACGAAAAAAGGCATTTCACGTATTGTGCCGATACTTAAACCCGGTGCCGGTGTTGTTACCACTCGTGCGCATGTGCGCTATATAGTTACTGAATATGGTGTCGCATTTTTATTCGGGAAAAATTTACGACAACGAGCAAAAGCATTAATCGAAATTGCACATCCGGATGATAGAGAATTGTTGCATAAATCTTGTTTTGAAAGGTTTAAGATTTTTGTATAA
- a CDS encoding T9SS type A sorting domain-containing protein, producing MNQNYPQGLTKGVCNTLYREAVMYVELCSLLATVHCQQPFYTGRLADEFSDTEFNIELYPNPTNKEFTLFTDNAEIIEFKIMDITGREIISNSFQTNTNISVVGWPSGIYLVYLKSENSGLVTTLKVMVE from the coding sequence GTGAATCAAAATTATCCTCAAGGATTAACAAAGGGAGTTTGTAATACTTTATACAGAGAAGCAGTAATGTATGTAGAGTTGTGTTCTTTGTTAGCAACAGTACATTGTCAACAACCCTTCTATACAGGTCGCTTAGCAGACGAATTTTCAGATACAGAATTCAATATAGAATTATATCCAAATCCCACGAATAAAGAATTTACTTTATTCACTGATAATGCGGAAATAATTGAATTTAAAATTATGGATATCACCGGCAGAGAAATTATTTCAAACAGTTTTCAAACAAACACAAATATTTCTGTTGTCGGTTGGCCTTCCGGAATTTATTTGGTATATCTGAAAAGTGAAAATTCTGGGTTGGTTACTACTTTGAAAGTGATGGTGGAGTGA